In Escherichia ruysiae, a genomic segment contains:
- a CDS encoding carbohydrate kinase family protein: protein MKKFDVAALGSGNIDMFLSIPSLPTRGGKVIGARLGEQAGGTVANSACAMGQLGLDVVSVSCIGNDHSASIILDGFKKHHVNCDFIQVIPDLIANTAIIFIDESGEKTLVYSPGSDHEWDEEKALQAIAQSHYFYSMPANIEKFRMLAQYAHSQTTKVVVDIEPHIVATPERLASILQLADIAIFNYDGFIRGYAAEPDCTLLHDIQEDYQLDAIVVTLDARGVIAVKGNEQVQIGSYTIPVLDTTGAGDTFNGAFIYSLIKNMSLIEALKFASATAAINITALGARGHLATPSEVNLFLLQHD, encoded by the coding sequence ATGAAGAAATTTGATGTCGCCGCTTTAGGTAGTGGAAATATAGATATGTTTTTATCTATCCCGTCACTCCCCACACGTGGCGGTAAAGTGATCGGGGCACGCCTGGGCGAACAAGCTGGCGGCACCGTCGCCAACAGTGCCTGTGCGATGGGACAATTGGGTCTCGATGTTGTTTCGGTCTCATGTATAGGCAATGATCATTCGGCCTCGATCATTCTTGACGGATTTAAAAAACATCATGTGAATTGTGATTTCATTCAGGTAATCCCGGATTTAATTGCCAATACCGCGATTATTTTTATTGACGAATCAGGTGAAAAAACGTTGGTTTACTCACCTGGCAGCGATCATGAATGGGATGAAGAAAAAGCCCTACAGGCTATTGCTCAAAGTCATTATTTTTATTCGATGCCAGCCAATATAGAGAAATTTCGTATGCTGGCCCAATATGCCCATAGCCAGACGACAAAAGTCGTCGTTGATATTGAACCCCATATCGTTGCAACACCTGAGCGCCTTGCCAGTATTTTACAGCTTGCAGATATTGCGATTTTTAATTATGACGGCTTTATTCGTGGATATGCAGCAGAGCCAGATTGCACTCTTCTGCATGATATACAAGAAGATTATCAACTTGATGCTATCGTGGTAACGCTGGATGCTCGGGGAGTGATTGCGGTCAAAGGCAATGAGCAAGTGCAAATCGGTAGTTATACAATCCCCGTTCTTGATACCACAGGCGCTGGAGATACTTTTAATGGTGCCTTTATTTATAGCTTAATAAAAAACATGTCTTTAATTGAAGCTCTGAAATTTGCCTCTGCTACAGCCGCAATAAATATTACCGCGTTAGGTGCCAGAGGCCATCTGGCGACGCCATCGGAGGTTAATCTTTTTCTTTTACAACACGACTAA
- the mdaB gene encoding NADPH:quinone oxidoreductase MdaB has protein sequence MSNILIINGAKKFAHSNGQLNDTLTEVADGTLRDLGHDVRIVRADSDYDVKAEVQNFLWADVVIWQMPGWWMGAPWTVKKYIDDVFTEGHGTLYASDGRTRKDPSKKYGSGGLVQGKKYMLSLTWNAPMEAFTEKDQFFHGVGVDGVYLPFHKANQFLGMEPLPTFIANDVIKMPDVPRYTEEYRKHLVEIFG, from the coding sequence ATGAGCAATATCCTGATTATCAACGGCGCGAAGAAATTCGCCCACTCCAATGGTCAACTGAACGACACCCTGACCGAAGTCGCGGATGGCACGCTCCGCGACCTCGGGCATGATGTCCGTATCGTTCGCGCCGACAGCGACTACGATGTCAAAGCCGAAGTACAAAACTTTCTCTGGGCTGATGTGGTTATCTGGCAGATGCCTGGCTGGTGGATGGGCGCGCCGTGGACGGTGAAAAAATACATTGATGATGTGTTCACCGAAGGTCACGGTACGCTGTATGCCAGCGATGGTCGTACCCGCAAAGATCCGTCGAAAAAATACGGCTCTGGCGGCCTGGTACAGGGCAAAAAATATATGCTCTCTCTGACCTGGAACGCACCAATGGAAGCCTTCACCGAAAAAGATCAGTTCTTCCACGGCGTCGGCGTTGACGGCGTGTATCTGCCGTTCCATAAAGCAAACCAATTCCTCGGTATGGAACCGCTGCCGACATTTATCGCTAATGACGTGATAAAAATGCCTGATGTTCCCCGCTATACTGAAGAATATCGCAAGCATCTTGTGGAAATTTTTGGTTAA
- a CDS encoding oligogalacturonate-specific porin KdgM family protein, producing the protein MNSYLKLSLVGIITLSGFSPTLTYAEQPHGFIDYRHEYLDDTRTHADRVEFGTFFSNGIGLMGELRYNTDEGDKDKWDPSQFGNNGTGLSVVYRFKPLDDKKFWLEPMFWLDTTQYWSTYEYGLSAGYDFSKEWKVSGRFRYDMDKATDKSKGYGNDDRNNRRYDVWIDYRPQNTNFQYQLNLVYYNNGYLTWNDGHTNYTASFKVGYKMGSWIPYMSVADYKGVDKTSSNRQIRWRWGLTYTF; encoded by the coding sequence ATGAACTCTTATCTTAAATTATCACTCGTAGGAATAATAACGTTATCTGGCTTTTCGCCTACGCTCACCTATGCAGAACAACCGCATGGATTTATTGATTATCGCCATGAGTATCTCGATGATACTCGCACTCACGCGGACCGTGTCGAATTTGGTACGTTTTTTAGCAACGGTATCGGCCTGATGGGGGAATTACGCTATAACACCGATGAAGGTGATAAAGATAAGTGGGACCCCTCACAATTTGGCAATAACGGAACAGGATTATCTGTCGTTTACCGCTTTAAGCCGCTGGATGACAAAAAGTTCTGGTTAGAACCCATGTTCTGGCTTGATACCACACAATATTGGTCAACTTACGAATATGGTCTTTCTGCTGGTTATGATTTCAGCAAAGAGTGGAAGGTTTCGGGTCGTTTTCGTTATGACATGGATAAAGCCACCGATAAATCTAAAGGTTATGGCAATGATGATCGTAATAACCGCCGTTACGATGTGTGGATCGATTATCGACCACAAAACACCAACTTCCAATATCAGTTAAACCTGGTCTATTACAATAATGGTTATTTAACCTGGAATGATGGTCATACAAACTACACTGCATCATTTAAAGTGGGGTATAAAATGGGATCATGGATACCTTATATGAGTGTTGCGGATTATAAAGGTGTGGATAAAACATCAAGCAATCGCCAAATCCGTTGGCGCTGGGGTCTGACCTATACTTTCTAA
- a CDS encoding iron-siderophore ABC transporter substrate-binding protein — translation MRLFFSLLILLSFFARATEPVQVFTDDLGRKVTVPAHPKRIVSLHDLDITIPLIELGVPPVASHGRTRPDGSHFIRSGALLTGVDFDNSSIAFIGTADIDIEAIVAAKPDLIITEPTRNTPIEQLEKIAPTVSIDHLKGGAPEIYRKLAELTGTQARLAILERRYQAQINALKATLDSQKITVSVIQANQGKINVMHSYHSLGRVLRDAGFRFPPLIESIPEGGRMDVSAERLPELDADFVFATWRGDTGGKPQDELAAMEKVMPGWCQFLTACRSGRYVLISREEAISNSFASLGLIAAQIQSQIAGRPLPEAK, via the coding sequence ATGCGTTTATTTTTTTCTCTGCTGATACTGTTGTCATTTTTTGCCCGTGCAACAGAACCGGTTCAGGTCTTTACTGATGATTTAGGGCGCAAAGTCACTGTTCCTGCACATCCAAAGAGAATTGTCTCTTTACACGACCTTGATATCACTATTCCTCTGATTGAGCTCGGTGTACCTCCTGTCGCCAGCCACGGGCGAACACGGCCTGATGGTAGCCATTTCATTCGATCAGGCGCGTTACTGACAGGCGTCGACTTCGATAATTCATCGATAGCCTTTATTGGAACTGCTGATATTGATATTGAAGCGATTGTGGCGGCAAAGCCTGATCTGATCATCACAGAACCGACCCGTAATACGCCCATTGAACAACTGGAAAAAATTGCGCCCACGGTGAGCATTGATCATCTCAAGGGGGGCGCGCCAGAAATCTACCGCAAGCTGGCAGAACTTACAGGAACGCAGGCGCGGCTGGCGATACTTGAACGCCGCTATCAGGCACAAATCAATGCGCTGAAGGCGACGCTGGACAGCCAAAAAATAACGGTATCGGTGATTCAGGCAAATCAGGGAAAAATTAATGTGATGCATAGCTATCATTCGCTGGGGCGTGTATTACGCGATGCTGGTTTTCGCTTTCCGCCGCTGATTGAGAGCATTCCTGAAGGTGGGCGAATGGATGTGAGCGCGGAGCGTTTGCCTGAACTGGATGCCGATTTTGTTTTTGCAACCTGGCGTGGTGACACCGGTGGTAAACCTCAGGATGAGCTGGCAGCAATGGAAAAAGTCATGCCGGGATGGTGTCAATTTCTGACGGCCTGTCGTTCCGGGCGCTATGTGCTGATTTCTCGTGAAGAGGCGATTTCTAACTCCTTTGCATCTCTGGGGCTGATAGCCGCGCAGATACAATCACAAATTGCAGGGCGACCTCTACCGGAGGCCAAATGA
- a CDS encoding ADP-ribosylglycohydrolase family protein, with the protein MNKIEKNVIYNKILGSLACAGMGDALGAATELYSIDEIKEQWGGFLNDFVSPPADTFAGSLKGVAGLITDDSSQMYVFSEGLIQAGFDNFTNKDWLACLLRWADMQPYANYKGPTTEQIVKALKEGRPTNTIGRIGTSSRQAPNIGTTNGAGMRVAPAGLIWPGNKEKACNLALLTCLPSHDTNIAIASACAIAAAASQAMLPQASLTSLLDAAIWGANYGEHLAKQHARCVAGPSIAMRIQLAADIARRANDLESCLREMEGLVGNSVAAHESIPAAIGLLLYCKGEPWETIYACANIGNDTDSIATMAGAIAGAWRGFDALPKDKYAFFRAVNNKDFDLEATASGLTLLALQAQEK; encoded by the coding sequence GTGAACAAAATTGAAAAAAACGTTATTTATAACAAAATTTTAGGTTCGTTAGCCTGCGCAGGAATGGGCGATGCTTTAGGCGCGGCGACTGAACTCTACAGCATTGATGAGATAAAAGAGCAATGGGGTGGTTTTTTAAACGATTTTGTATCTCCTCCCGCCGATACTTTCGCTGGCTCATTGAAAGGTGTTGCTGGACTGATTACCGATGATTCCAGTCAAATGTATGTATTTTCAGAGGGATTAATCCAGGCTGGTTTTGATAACTTCACCAATAAGGATTGGTTGGCTTGCCTCCTGCGTTGGGCTGATATGCAGCCCTACGCAAATTACAAAGGCCCCACGACAGAACAAATCGTCAAAGCACTCAAAGAAGGTAGGCCAACAAACACCATTGGGCGCATTGGAACATCTTCTCGCCAGGCTCCCAATATCGGTACAACGAATGGTGCCGGGATGCGTGTCGCCCCAGCAGGATTAATCTGGCCAGGCAATAAAGAAAAAGCATGCAATCTGGCATTATTAACCTGTCTACCTTCGCATGACACTAATATTGCGATTGCCAGCGCATGCGCTATCGCAGCGGCAGCCTCCCAAGCCATGTTGCCGCAAGCCTCTCTTACATCATTACTGGACGCCGCAATCTGGGGAGCTAATTACGGCGAACATCTGGCAAAACAACATGCTCGGTGTGTGGCAGGACCGTCTATTGCCATGCGAATCCAGCTTGCAGCGGACATCGCCAGACGTGCTAATGATCTGGAGTCTTGCCTGCGAGAAATGGAAGGTCTGGTAGGTAACTCTGTCGCAGCTCACGAGTCAATTCCTGCGGCAATCGGCCTTCTGCTGTATTGCAAAGGAGAACCCTGGGAAACCATTTATGCTTGCGCCAATATCGGCAACGACACCGATAGCATCGCCACGATGGCAGGCGCAATTGCAGGAGCATGGCGCGGTTTTGATGCTCTCCCTAAAGACAAATATGCCTTTTTCCGTGCCGTAAATAATAAAGATTTCGACCTTGAAGCGACCGCGTCTGGCCTGACATTGCTTGCATTACAGGCACAGGAGAAATAA
- a CDS encoding SIS domain-containing protein: MNMSARTPIMPLAKTREEIDTTAAALRHLAIIWGECFSTIQLDEYAVKRVYIVGSGDSWTVALCVAAWLGKYTHLSCSALQTWDFLQTDLTRYQEETLIIILSASGRPSLAVDAFHHAVYSNAQVLGVTNCPGTPFCAITENVLYTWANKQGIPTQSSSVTLYALLRLVQKLCPDITPLQIEEDLEGKFRQINRHWQQKKRRLYQQKEMTFLGSGLSWGLALSGSNLLSCGPQIRATALPVEEFYHSLRLYQVDASQHYFLIPATSCEYPFYLATQKAIIEQGATAELISFIPDASESTNLFLVMQWLYEMCWHLSSDYVNAGGKRVSHMEK; encoded by the coding sequence ATGAACATGTCAGCCCGTACTCCTATTATGCCATTAGCGAAAACTCGTGAGGAAATAGACACAACGGCGGCAGCGTTACGTCATTTGGCAATTATCTGGGGTGAATGTTTTTCTACTATTCAGCTCGATGAGTATGCTGTCAAACGCGTCTATATAGTGGGATCGGGCGACTCCTGGACGGTAGCACTGTGTGTCGCCGCATGGCTGGGAAAATATACACATCTGTCTTGTTCCGCATTGCAAACGTGGGATTTTCTTCAGACTGATTTAACCCGTTATCAGGAAGAAACGCTGATCATTATTCTCAGCGCGAGTGGCAGACCCTCATTGGCCGTTGACGCCTTCCACCACGCTGTATACTCAAACGCGCAAGTACTGGGTGTGACGAATTGCCCAGGAACGCCATTTTGCGCAATAACAGAAAATGTGCTCTACACATGGGCGAATAAGCAGGGTATTCCAACACAAAGTAGTAGTGTCACACTTTATGCCCTCCTGCGCTTAGTGCAAAAATTATGTCCAGACATAACACCACTGCAAATTGAAGAAGATTTGGAAGGGAAATTTAGACAGATTAATCGGCACTGGCAGCAAAAGAAGCGCCGTCTTTATCAGCAAAAAGAGATGACGTTTCTGGGTAGCGGCTTAAGTTGGGGACTGGCATTATCGGGCAGTAATTTACTTTCCTGTGGCCCACAGATTCGTGCGACAGCCCTTCCTGTGGAAGAATTCTATCATTCATTACGCTTATATCAAGTTGATGCCAGTCAGCATTATTTTTTAATACCAGCCACATCCTGCGAGTACCCATTTTACCTTGCAACCCAAAAAGCAATCATTGAACAGGGAGCAACAGCAGAATTAATCAGTTTTATACCTGACGCCAGTGAGTCCACCAATTTATTTCTGGTCATGCAGTGGTTATATGAAATGTGTTGGCATTTAAGTTCTGATTATGTCAACGCAGGCGGAAAACGCGTTAGCCATATGGAGAAATAA
- a CDS encoding GntR family transcriptional regulator encodes MIRIYKASKGQLKHREIFDEIKKKIDNGEWKEGKAIPTERELSEYYLSSRTTIRKAIESLKQRGYLHSVHGQGTFVLPARSRENHLLHSFTDDIKARGGIPAQNILEMGLIPVSDVIRKNLELDIHVHTVFYIKRIRYMGSTPLGIQTSWLALNDGQEITQDELLATGSLYILLEEKLAIKPLEATEIISARLPSPLERTLLELTAEDVVLSCTRVTLSVERKPMEYVEMVYPASRYSYKARITKDSFSV; translated from the coding sequence ATGATAAGAATTTATAAAGCCAGTAAAGGTCAGTTAAAACATCGTGAAATCTTTGATGAAATAAAGAAAAAGATTGATAACGGTGAATGGAAAGAAGGCAAAGCTATACCAACAGAAAGAGAACTTTCAGAATATTATTTAAGCAGCAGAACAACGATTCGCAAGGCAATAGAAAGCCTGAAACAACGCGGCTATCTGCATAGTGTCCACGGGCAAGGGACATTTGTATTACCTGCTCGCAGTAGGGAAAATCATTTATTACACAGCTTTACTGATGATATTAAAGCTCGTGGCGGTATACCTGCACAGAATATTCTTGAGATGGGGTTGATTCCCGTCAGTGATGTCATCAGAAAAAATCTCGAACTGGATATTCATGTTCATACCGTATTTTACATTAAACGCATTCGTTATATGGGAAGTACACCACTGGGTATTCAAACATCATGGCTTGCATTAAATGACGGACAAGAAATAACCCAGGATGAGCTGCTGGCGACAGGTTCGCTCTATATTTTACTGGAAGAAAAACTCGCCATTAAACCTTTAGAGGCAACTGAAATTATCTCCGCCCGGCTTCCTTCCCCCCTGGAACGGACATTGCTGGAGCTGACGGCCGAAGATGTCGTATTGAGTTGTACCCGCGTCACGCTATCCGTAGAACGCAAACCGATGGAGTACGTTGAGATGGTTTATCCCGCAAGCCGCTACTCCTACAAGGCACGAATTACAAAAGATAGTTTTAGTGTGTAA
- a CDS encoding MurR/RpiR family transcriptional regulator produces MIQKDKTRVDIFGERFRTRASQLTPGLRAVASYINEHREVVLEQTAMEIATTLNTSDATVIRAIQALGFAGLRDLKRTLEQWLGPALSSSEKMSTTVSNLTSDVNTAIDFVLEGHLYTCNVLSEPENRHALAQAVAMLVQARQVVIFGIGASGILADYTARLFNRIGLPATALNRTGIGLAEQLIALQRGDVLIMMAQKSAHREGLTTLREARRLGIPVILLTNALDSRFSKDASIVIHVPRGDEKGKTPLHGTVLLCLEMIVWSVASAVPQRAVKTIKRINDFHRGLKTGRKNG; encoded by the coding sequence ATGATTCAGAAAGACAAAACACGAGTTGATATTTTTGGTGAGCGTTTTCGTACTCGCGCGAGTCAGTTAACGCCTGGGTTAAGAGCCGTCGCCAGCTACATTAATGAACATCGTGAAGTGGTACTCGAGCAAACGGCGATGGAAATTGCGACCACATTGAACACTTCTGATGCCACAGTGATTCGGGCTATACAGGCCCTGGGGTTTGCGGGGCTACGAGATCTGAAACGCACTCTGGAACAGTGGCTTGGTCCTGCTCTTAGTTCCAGCGAAAAGATGTCTACGACGGTGAGTAACTTGACGAGTGATGTTAACACCGCAATCGATTTTGTTCTTGAAGGGCATTTGTATACCTGTAATGTCCTGTCAGAGCCTGAAAACCGCCATGCGCTTGCACAAGCGGTAGCCATGCTGGTGCAGGCGCGGCAAGTTGTTATTTTTGGCATTGGCGCTTCGGGTATTCTGGCGGACTATACTGCACGGTTATTCAATCGCATTGGCTTACCCGCCACGGCGCTAAACCGTACTGGTATTGGCCTTGCCGAGCAACTGATCGCGCTTCAGCGTGGTGATGTATTGATCATGATGGCGCAAAAATCCGCACACCGGGAAGGACTGACAACGCTGCGTGAAGCAAGACGGCTGGGGATCCCTGTTATTTTGCTGACAAACGCTCTGGATTCGCGTTTTAGCAAAGACGCCAGTATCGTGATTCATGTTCCGCGCGGCGATGAAAAGGGGAAAACGCCGCTACATGGTACGGTATTGTTGTGCCTGGAAATGATTGTCTGGTCGGTGGCTTCCGCAGTGCCGCAGCGTGCGGTTAAAACCATTAAGCGAATTAACGATTTCCATCGGGGTTTGAAAACGGGAAGAAAGAATGGCTGA
- a CDS encoding putative quinol monooxygenase, with product MLTVIAEIRTRPGQHHRQAVLDQFAKIVPIVLKEEGCHGYAPMVDCAAGVSFQSMAPDSIVMIEQWESIAHLEAHLQTPHMKAYSEAVKGDVLEMNIRILQPGL from the coding sequence ATGCTTACAGTAATCGCTGAAATCCGTACTCGTCCTGGCCAACATCACCGTCAGGCAGTATTGGATCAGTTTGCTAAAATCGTTCCAATCGTACTGAAGGAAGAAGGTTGCCACGGCTATGCGCCGATGGTGGATTGCGCTGCTGGCGTGAGTTTCCAGTCTATGGCGCCGGACTCTATCGTGATGATTGAGCAGTGGGAAAGCATTGCCCATCTTGAAGCGCATCTGCAAACCCCGCACATGAAAGCATATAGTGAAGCCGTAAAAGGCGACGTGCTGGAGATGAATATTCGTATTCTGCAGCCGGGGCTTTGA
- a CDS encoding esterase-like activity of phytase family protein codes for MKIKHAAIFLALPLLCATAQANSFLHYAGEFNFPTGEKQNNVTIAGISAITFDPQKNIFYAINDSRNNNKEGDASLYTLKMQVSSRGIEQVNFLNQRPLLDAKQQPFMINMVDAEGLALTHNGESLIWSSELGAPLRLSTLDGVMEKEFTSLFPARFNISSGKESTSGIRSGNAWEGLTLTPDGKSLFIAVESSLKQDGPIASPINSGTSRLLQFSMDADGQPSTQLHEYLYITDPVPQVSEFGINDNGVSEILALNDHQLLVIERSGRNVSAGFNDWDYSVRVYMVDLNTASDIKNIDSLQDWPNKSTLQPVSKKLLIDFADYTSSADCIEGVTFGPEIDGHTSLIFVSDNNFQPHQQTKFYLFIDKENKLKI; via the coding sequence ATGAAAATAAAACATGCCGCTATTTTTCTGGCATTACCGCTGTTATGCGCAACAGCGCAGGCAAACAGTTTTCTTCATTATGCCGGCGAGTTTAACTTCCCTACGGGAGAAAAACAGAACAATGTCACCATTGCGGGGATTTCTGCCATTACATTTGATCCCCAAAAGAATATTTTCTACGCTATTAACGATAGCAGAAACAATAATAAGGAGGGAGATGCCAGCCTTTATACGCTAAAAATGCAGGTGTCATCCAGGGGCATTGAGCAAGTAAATTTTCTCAACCAACGTCCACTGCTTGACGCAAAGCAGCAGCCTTTCATGATCAATATGGTGGATGCCGAAGGTCTGGCACTGACACACAATGGTGAATCGTTAATCTGGAGTTCGGAATTAGGTGCACCACTGCGTCTGAGCACTCTTGATGGCGTAATGGAGAAGGAGTTTACGTCTTTATTTCCTGCTCGCTTTAATATTAGCTCTGGCAAAGAGAGTACCAGTGGTATCCGCAGCGGCAATGCCTGGGAGGGCCTGACGCTTACACCTGATGGTAAATCACTTTTTATCGCCGTTGAAAGTAGTCTTAAGCAGGATGGACCTATTGCAAGCCCAATAAATTCAGGCACATCACGCTTACTGCAATTTTCTATGGATGCAGACGGTCAACCTTCAACGCAATTGCATGAATATCTCTATATTACTGATCCTGTTCCGCAAGTGAGTGAATTCGGTATTAATGATAATGGCGTATCCGAGATCCTGGCGTTGAATGATCACCAATTATTGGTCATCGAACGTTCCGGCAGGAACGTCAGTGCTGGGTTCAATGACTGGGATTACTCCGTCAGAGTTTATATGGTGGATTTAAATACCGCGAGCGATATCAAGAATATTGACAGTCTACAAGACTGGCCCAATAAATCCACGTTACAACCCGTCAGTAAAAAATTGTTGATCGATTTTGCCGATTACACTTCATCAGCGGATTGTATTGAAGGGGTAACATTCGGTCCTGAAATTGATGGGCATACATCATTAATATTTGTATCAGATAACAATTTCCAGCCTCATCAACAGACAAAATTCTATTTATTCATCGATAAGGAAAACAAACTTAAAATTTAG
- a CDS encoding DUF2608 domain-containing protein gives MNNKFKITLWMMLSALPALSCAQVKNIVTSEYSTVNKIITEKETLYPPNKILLVFDIDNTLLTSGTRIGGDIWYQWQTGKLPLKPDSSQKVPCLYENAISMLYELSPMQLTESQLPAMLKQWQQKHTAFALTSRAPDTLFPTLRELKRNGIDFSSSALRKKEDALPPFEKGKLKRSWLYSQGIFFSSGQDKGVILDFMLDKMENKYDAIVFVDDGQANINAMTKMFSTEKWFSTDFTVIHYTKIESDLIKQQGAVITLAQTDIMSTDWKMLSGSLASIFPDRHKLCPIN, from the coding sequence ATGAATAATAAATTTAAAATCACCCTCTGGATGATGCTCTCTGCCCTACCTGCTTTATCTTGTGCACAGGTAAAAAATATAGTCACTAGCGAATATAGTACAGTCAATAAAATCATAACAGAAAAGGAAACTCTCTATCCTCCCAATAAGATATTATTAGTTTTTGATATTGATAATACGTTATTAACGAGTGGCACACGTATTGGCGGTGATATCTGGTATCAATGGCAAACCGGCAAACTACCGTTAAAACCAGATAGCTCACAAAAAGTTCCTTGCCTGTATGAAAATGCAATCAGTATGCTTTATGAACTTAGCCCTATGCAGCTTACCGAGTCACAGTTACCGGCGATGTTAAAACAATGGCAACAGAAACATACCGCCTTTGCTCTGACATCCAGGGCGCCAGATACACTCTTTCCAACATTACGTGAACTAAAGCGAAACGGCATTGATTTTTCTTCTTCCGCACTCAGGAAAAAAGAGGATGCTTTGCCACCCTTTGAAAAAGGAAAACTTAAACGCTCATGGTTGTACAGCCAGGGGATATTTTTTTCTTCCGGACAAGATAAAGGCGTAATTCTCGACTTTATGCTGGATAAAATGGAGAACAAATATGACGCGATTGTGTTTGTCGATGACGGACAAGCAAACATTAATGCGATGACGAAAATGTTTTCTACGGAAAAATGGTTCTCCACGGATTTTACCGTTATTCATTATACAAAAATAGAAAGCGATTTAATTAAGCAACAAGGGGCAGTCATTACACTCGCACAAACAGATATAATGAGTACCGACTGGAAGATGCTCTCTGGTTCACTGGCCAGTATATTTCCTGATCGACATAAATTGTGTCCGATCAACTAG
- a CDS encoding MFS transporter — protein MKLTINEKIGFGAGDMAIAIVMMSLAMIITYFYTDIFGLKPVDLGILLFSVRILDAVIDPVVGTLTDRTITRWGKYRPWLLFMSIPFGISIWLMFITPDVGYSMKLLWAWATYILLTLTYTFIAIPYVSLISVITDDPQERLSANGFRFVMTKIAMFAVTIIVPLSAMYLGKNNVQLGYQIAMGAMGILATCLCLYCFFSVKERIHHPRPALGMSAQFRLLVKNDQWLILGVAIAVIMFGGIIRNSVAAYYAKYYLNGGDALISPFLTSGVIASVMAMVTCTWLTRFYDKIKMFRYTQLLAFVVGGAMYFVQPDSIVLAFTFYIVVTFLTDIQLPVYWASIAESVDYGEMKTGQRVSGLAFGGILFFQKFGMGLAGGFIGIALSCMGYQPGIEQTPKALWGICLLMTIVPAVLNLITGLIMRFYLINNEYYEQIKARLETAEV, from the coding sequence ATGAAACTTACGATAAATGAAAAGATAGGTTTTGGCGCGGGTGATATGGCTATCGCAATAGTAATGATGTCTTTGGCTATGATCATTACTTATTTTTACACGGATATATTTGGTCTGAAACCGGTAGATTTAGGTATTCTGTTATTTTCTGTGCGTATTCTTGATGCGGTTATCGATCCTGTTGTAGGGACGCTGACAGACAGAACAATAACGCGTTGGGGAAAATATCGGCCATGGTTGCTTTTTATGTCGATACCCTTTGGAATCAGCATTTGGTTGATGTTCATTACGCCTGATGTTGGTTATTCGATGAAACTTTTGTGGGCCTGGGCGACCTATATTTTACTCACCTTGACATATACATTCATCGCAATTCCTTATGTTTCGTTAATTAGCGTGATCACGGATGATCCACAAGAGCGATTGAGTGCCAACGGTTTTCGTTTTGTCATGACAAAAATCGCGATGTTTGCAGTAACTATTATTGTTCCTTTATCTGCAATGTATCTTGGTAAGAATAATGTACAACTGGGTTATCAAATTGCAATGGGAGCAATGGGAATTCTGGCAACGTGTTTATGTCTTTATTGTTTTTTTAGTGTAAAAGAACGTATCCACCATCCAAGACCTGCTCTTGGGATGAGCGCGCAGTTTCGGTTATTAGTCAAAAATGATCAGTGGCTAATTCTTGGTGTTGCCATCGCGGTCATTATGTTCGGTGGGATTATTCGTAACTCTGTAGCTGCATATTATGCAAAATATTATCTGAATGGTGGGGATGCTTTAATTTCACCCTTTTTAACCTCAGGCGTGATTGCTTCTGTTATGGCGATGGTAACTTGCACGTGGCTTACTCGTTTCTATGACAAAATAAAAATGTTTCGTTATACCCAATTACTGGCGTTCGTGGTGGGTGGCGCGATGTATTTTGTGCAACCAGATTCTATAGTGTTAGCCTTTACATTTTATATTGTGGTGACCTTCCTGACGGATATCCAGCTTCCCGTCTATTGGGCATCTATTGCTGAATCGGTGGATTACGGCGAAATGAAAACGGGGCAACGTGTTTCCGGGCTGGCATTTGGCGGGATTCTCTTTTTTCAAAAATTCGGTATGGGGTTGGCGGGAGGCTTTATAGGTATTGCTTTATCCTGTATGGGCTACCAACCAGGCATTGAGCAAACACCGAAGGCGCTGTGGGGGATCTGCTTATTAATGACGATAGTTCCAGCGGTGCTCAACCTGATAACTGGACTTATCATGCGCTTTTATCTGATTAATAATGAATATTACGAACAGATTAAAGCGCGTTTAGAGACGGCGGAAGTATGA